From one Methanomassiliicoccales archaeon genomic stretch:
- the trpD gene encoding anthranilate phosphoribosyltransferase, whose product MENDLRDFGAKVDALIKGEHIGRSHARDMFREVLLNKQPDLQQGAFLAALTAIGATPEEIAGSWEAIYEIDTVKVRPEVSGPLVENCGTGMDRIKTFNISTLASVVAAADGVFMAKHGARAITSKCGIVDIAETLGVDVECDPSVVKRSVEVAGIGLFNGMSAKVHPQALYRILSQIRFGTILNVAGSLANPASPEIGVRGVYSVDLVRPLAKTMREMGYKKGIVAHGLDGSGQRGMDELSTLGRTIMAEFHQDGEITNYEITPQKMGLSTGEEKVILSSLDREEEAIRFIRVLSGEEKGARRDIVALNTAPILYLNGNVSSLNEGVARAMDIMDSGKALEKLRDWVRVQNSEDPGIKLEKLEIMVGAAYAV is encoded by the coding sequence ATGGAAAATGATCTGAGGGATTTCGGAGCGAAGGTCGACGCGCTGATCAAAGGAGAGCACATCGGGCGAAGCCATGCCCGAGATATGTTCCGTGAGGTGTTGCTCAACAAGCAGCCCGATCTGCAGCAAGGCGCCTTCTTAGCCGCTCTGACCGCCATAGGCGCCACGCCGGAGGAGATCGCCGGTAGTTGGGAAGCGATATACGAGATAGACACTGTCAAGGTCAGACCGGAGGTCTCCGGACCGCTGGTTGAGAACTGCGGCACCGGTATGGACCGCATTAAGACCTTCAACATCAGCACCTTGGCATCGGTGGTCGCGGCTGCCGACGGGGTCTTCATGGCCAAGCATGGAGCCAGAGCGATCACATCCAAATGCGGCATAGTCGACATCGCCGAGACCCTGGGCGTGGACGTGGAATGCGACCCGTCAGTAGTTAAGCGCAGCGTGGAAGTGGCCGGTATCGGGCTCTTCAACGGCATGAGCGCCAAGGTGCATCCCCAGGCGCTTTACCGCATTCTATCGCAGATACGTTTCGGCACCATCCTCAACGTGGCCGGTTCTCTGGCCAACCCCGCCTCACCTGAGATCGGGGTGCGCGGAGTGTACTCCGTTGACCTGGTGCGGCCATTGGCTAAGACCATGCGAGAGATGGGGTACAAGAAGGGCATAGTGGCCCACGGTCTGGACGGCAGCGGCCAACGGGGAATGGACGAGCTATCAACTTTGGGCCGAACCATCATGGCCGAGTTCCACCAGGATGGGGAGATCACCAACTACGAGATCACCCCGCAGAAGATGGGGCTGTCCACGGGGGAGGAGAAGGTCATCCTCAGCAGTTTGGACAGGGAAGAGGAAGCCATTCGATTCATCAGGGTGTTGTCCGGAGAGGAGAAGGGAGCCCGTCGGGACATCGTGGCCCTGAACACGGCTCCGATACTATACCTCAATGGCAACGTTTCCAGTCTGAACGAGGGCGTCGCCCGGGCCATGGACATCATGGATAGTGGCAAGGCCTTGGAAAAACTGAGGGACTGGGTCCGGGTCCAGAACTCCGAGGACCCCGGAATTAAGCTGGAAAAACTGGAGATCATGGTGGGGGCGGCCTACGCCGTCTAA
- a CDS encoding DUF2116 family Zn-ribbon domain-containing protein, whose amino-acid sequence MSLLPEHSHCLNCDEPVDEGQEYCSEECKAIMKGEQQKERNRNMFMFAIVAVVLIAITLLVSFG is encoded by the coding sequence TTGTCCCTTCTACCAGAGCATTCCCACTGTCTGAATTGCGATGAACCAGTGGACGAGGGTCAGGAATACTGCTCCGAAGAATGTAAAGCCATAATGAAAGGCGAGCAACAAAAGGAGCGCAATAGGAACATGTTCATGTTCGCCATCGTCGCGGTGGTGCTGATCGCCATAACGCTCTTAGTGAGCTTCGGTTAA
- the folP gene encoding dihydropteroate synthase codes for MARVRTYGGITEALAEWRRLGVPEGTFGRSDLTSKRFIFLDDIVRNDALTLVQEVKVRGGQGCLCKGERALIAITPVVLEAMLMGGATPEKVQEMTLAWKRRDQEEAPVFEWSGGSMDLSRPRIMGILNVTPDSFSDGGKHFDVEAAVARAEQMRSEGADLIDVGGESTRPGASVVPADEEWARISKVIARVSEEVGLPVSVDTRRPEVARKALRAGASLVNDVSGLGEEMTTVVRDAGAGAFIMHMRGEPANMQSDTQYVDVVGDTYAFLEKRVEQAVRKGVRWESLAVDPGLGFGKDLKGNLQIMRRLDEYRSLGRPVLLGASRKSFVARVLDGESTDRLEGSLASAAVACWQGVRLFRVHDVKETVRTVKMVHSIMEGR; via the coding sequence ATGGCCAGAGTTCGTACCTATGGCGGCATCACCGAGGCCCTGGCGGAATGGCGGCGCCTGGGGGTTCCAGAAGGTACCTTTGGCCGTAGTGACCTGACGAGCAAGCGGTTCATCTTCTTGGACGACATCGTCCGGAATGACGCCTTGACGCTGGTGCAGGAAGTGAAGGTTCGGGGAGGGCAGGGATGCCTGTGCAAAGGGGAGAGGGCGCTCATAGCCATCACCCCAGTGGTACTGGAAGCGATGCTTATGGGGGGAGCGACCCCGGAGAAGGTTCAGGAGATGACCTTGGCCTGGAAGCGTCGTGATCAGGAGGAGGCGCCGGTCTTCGAATGGTCCGGTGGGTCAATGGACCTCTCCCGACCAAGAATAATGGGCATTTTGAACGTGACACCTGACTCTTTTTCCGATGGGGGGAAACATTTTGATGTCGAAGCGGCAGTGGCGCGAGCGGAGCAGATGAGGTCCGAGGGAGCCGACCTGATCGATGTCGGCGGAGAGTCCACCAGGCCCGGTGCGTCGGTCGTTCCGGCCGATGAGGAATGGGCGCGCATATCCAAGGTCATCGCCAGGGTGAGCGAGGAGGTCGGCCTCCCTGTATCGGTGGATACCAGGAGACCGGAGGTAGCCCGGAAGGCCTTGCGCGCCGGGGCTTCCTTGGTCAATGACGTATCAGGGCTAGGCGAGGAGATGACGACAGTCGTACGGGATGCTGGTGCCGGAGCCTTCATCATGCACATGAGGGGAGAACCGGCCAACATGCAGTCTGACACTCAATACGTGGATGTGGTAGGGGACACCTATGCTTTCCTCGAGAAGCGTGTGGAGCAAGCTGTCCGCAAAGGGGTTCGATGGGAAAGCCTGGCGGTCGATCCCGGGCTGGGTTTCGGCAAGGACCTTAAGGGCAACCTGCAAATAATGCGACGACTGGACGAATATCGCTCCCTAGGGAGACCTGTCCTGTTGGGTGCGTCGCGCAAATCCTTCGTGGCCCGGGTCCTGGATGGGGAATCTACCGATCGTTTGGAAGGTAGCCTGGCCTCGGCAGCGGTGGCATGCTGGCAAGGCGTTCGATTGTTCAGGGTGCATGACGTCAAGGAGACGGTTAGGACCGTTAAGATGGTCCATTCGATAATGGAAGGTCGTTAA
- a CDS encoding biotin transporter BioY, producing the protein MHINETVMRFRLSASAPLYRWREESSLITKLSAALLFALLTALAAQVRFVLPFTPVPLTGQILMVLLGAAVLGRFGTLSQVMYLGMGASFGWFTGMMGTAALLGVTGGYLLGFVLAAGIMGELVERRQHWSGGQVLAVMTLGMVVIYALGAGQLALLLGLNFWEALALGVLPFLLVDALKVVMASSIAMLFLRPRSA; encoded by the coding sequence ATGCATATTAACGAAACGGTCATGAGATTCCGCCTATCGGCCTCTGCTCCGCTATACCGCTGGAGGGAGGAGTCCAGCTTGATCACCAAGCTGAGCGCGGCCCTGCTCTTCGCTTTGCTGACGGCCTTGGCCGCTCAGGTGCGTTTCGTTCTCCCTTTCACACCGGTGCCGCTTACTGGCCAGATCCTGATGGTGTTGCTTGGGGCCGCGGTCCTGGGACGTTTCGGAACCTTGAGCCAGGTGATGTACCTGGGCATGGGTGCGTCCTTCGGCTGGTTCACCGGGATGATGGGGACGGCCGCCCTGTTAGGGGTCACCGGGGGATACCTGCTCGGTTTTGTATTGGCCGCCGGCATAATGGGTGAACTAGTGGAGAGGAGGCAGCATTGGAGCGGTGGACAGGTCCTAGCGGTCATGACCTTGGGCATGGTGGTCATCTATGCTCTGGGAGCAGGGCAGCTGGCCCTACTGCTCGGCCTTAACTTTTGGGAGGCTCTCGCCCTAGGCGTACTGCCCTTTTTGCTGGTCGACGCTCTGAAGGTCGTAATGGCATCGAGCATCGCTATGCTCTTTCTGCGACCTCGTTCAGCCTAA
- a CDS encoding (Fe-S)-binding protein has translation MSDTIDAKNLQKVKKELMTCTYCGFCKSVCPTFKIIGWDASVARGRMVLAYGLLQKEVPADPSVLEYLYQCTTCKDCERRCPSNISVVNVVESARRDLVAAGHMLPRHRAIVEKVVRTGNPYGETDSVPETLGRHPRKAKIGYFVGCTATYRDRELAEATISILDKLDEDYTLLDEVCCGSVLQRIGVPEEEVERLWERNLEKIRSLGVEKVIYSCAGCYRMFKEEYPKRFDLGFEVQHITEYLAEKELKLRPMKGVITYHDPCHLGRHCGVYDAPRKILSSIPEAEFKEMGRNRETAVCCGGGGGVRSAYPELSKAIAGHRVDDASFADLLVTTCPFCVNNLKAGAEGRPAPEIVDLVQLVDRLL, from the coding sequence ATGAGTGATACCATCGATGCCAAGAACCTGCAGAAGGTGAAGAAGGAACTGATGACCTGTACCTATTGCGGGTTCTGCAAGAGCGTATGTCCGACGTTCAAGATTATAGGCTGGGATGCCAGCGTGGCTCGGGGAAGGATGGTGTTGGCCTATGGGCTGCTGCAGAAGGAGGTGCCGGCCGACCCTTCAGTATTGGAATACCTTTACCAGTGCACCACCTGCAAGGATTGTGAGCGCCGCTGTCCCTCCAACATTTCCGTGGTGAACGTGGTGGAGAGCGCCCGCCGTGACCTGGTGGCCGCCGGACACATGCTGCCCCGCCATCGCGCCATCGTCGAGAAGGTGGTGAGGACCGGCAACCCGTATGGAGAGACGGATAGCGTGCCGGAGACCTTGGGACGCCATCCAAGGAAAGCCAAGATAGGCTATTTTGTCGGCTGCACTGCCACCTACCGGGACAGGGAGCTGGCCGAAGCCACCATATCCATACTGGACAAGCTGGATGAGGACTATACCCTGCTGGACGAGGTCTGCTGCGGTAGCGTACTGCAGCGCATCGGAGTTCCCGAGGAAGAGGTGGAAAGACTATGGGAAAGGAATCTGGAGAAGATCCGTTCTCTGGGGGTAGAGAAGGTCATCTACTCCTGCGCTGGCTGCTACCGCATGTTCAAGGAGGAATATCCTAAGCGCTTCGATCTTGGGTTCGAGGTGCAGCATATCACCGAATATCTGGCGGAGAAAGAATTGAAACTTCGTCCGATGAAAGGGGTGATCACCTATCACGACCCATGCCATCTGGGTCGGCACTGCGGTGTCTACGACGCTCCCCGAAAGATACTGTCCAGCATACCGGAGGCGGAGTTCAAGGAGATGGGTCGGAACCGGGAGACGGCGGTCTGCTGCGGTGGAGGGGGTGGCGTTCGTTCCGCTTACCCTGAACTATCAAAGGCCATCGCCGGCCACCGCGTGGACGATGCCTCGTTCGCCGACCTGCTGGTGACCACCTGCCCGTTCTGTGTGAACAACCTCAAGGCCGGAGCGGAAGGTCGCCCCGCACCTGAGATCGTGGACCTGGTCCAGCTGGTGGACCGACTCTTGTGA
- the larA gene encoding nickel-dependent lactate racemase: MRLKLPYGEKGTIEAEVPDVNLARIAGPNEVCGSAKKIDHALSHPCGERSLESFLEGGEDVVFIVNDGTRPTPTAKVLDALADHMNLHQARYLIATGAHRGPTEEELRFIFGDRLEILRDRILVHDAHLSPTVHLGISKNGTDMDVNQVAVDADRLIIITSVEPHYFAGYTGGRKSFLPGVASFKTIEQNHKLAMRPEAKALVLEGNPVHEDMMDALSVVKKDIFSIQVVLDRHQEIYRAAAGELHDAFHQAIVWADQVFSIDIPKRYDAVITVAPYPMDVDLYQSQKAIDNAKWALKESGTLILVSKCREGVGDDTFVKQLSRSPDPRTILQALTEEYRLGYHKAAKMAEIMCQAEVWAVTDLPTGVLERMNVTPFPSLQEAVDRLLSNKPDAEILVLLDGSVTVPKVREHE; encoded by the coding sequence ATGCGATTGAAGTTGCCATATGGGGAGAAGGGGACCATCGAGGCAGAGGTGCCAGATGTCAATCTGGCCAGGATAGCCGGGCCCAATGAGGTCTGTGGGTCTGCCAAGAAGATCGACCATGCGCTTTCCCACCCCTGCGGCGAGCGCTCCCTGGAATCGTTCCTTGAAGGGGGAGAGGACGTCGTCTTCATCGTCAACGACGGTACTCGCCCCACGCCCACCGCCAAGGTCCTGGACGCCCTGGCCGATCACATGAACCTGCACCAGGCACGTTACCTCATCGCCACCGGCGCCCACCGCGGCCCAACGGAGGAGGAGCTGCGATTCATATTCGGAGATCGTTTGGAGATCTTGCGCGATCGCATCTTGGTCCATGACGCCCATCTTTCTCCGACCGTACATCTGGGCATCTCCAAGAACGGCACGGACATGGACGTGAACCAGGTAGCGGTGGATGCTGACCGCCTCATCATAATCACCAGTGTGGAACCTCATTACTTCGCCGGTTACACCGGAGGAAGAAAATCGTTCCTGCCGGGCGTGGCCTCGTTCAAGACCATTGAACAGAACCATAAGTTGGCCATGAGACCGGAGGCAAAAGCGCTCGTCCTGGAGGGAAATCCAGTGCACGAGGACATGATGGACGCCTTATCGGTGGTAAAGAAGGACATCTTCTCTATCCAGGTAGTGCTGGACCGTCATCAGGAGATCTACCGGGCGGCGGCCGGTGAACTGCATGATGCGTTCCACCAGGCCATCGTCTGGGCCGATCAAGTGTTCTCGATCGATATTCCGAAAAGATACGACGCGGTGATCACCGTAGCGCCGTATCCAATGGACGTGGACCTGTACCAATCACAGAAGGCCATCGACAATGCCAAGTGGGCCTTGAAGGAGAGCGGAACGCTCATCCTGGTCTCCAAGTGCCGAGAAGGTGTGGGAGACGATACTTTCGTGAAACAGCTCAGCCGTTCCCCGGACCCTCGGACCATCCTGCAAGCTCTGACCGAGGAGTACAGATTGGGATATCATAAGGCGGCCAAGATGGCCGAGATCATGTGCCAGGCGGAGGTGTGGGCGGTCACCGATCTGCCGACCGGAGTGCTGGAGAGAATGAACGTCACTCCCTTTCCCAGTCTGCAGGAGGCGGTGGACCGATTGCTTTCAAATAAGCCTGACGCAGAGATACTGGTCCTGTTGGACGGCAGCGTGACCGTACCGAAGGTGCGTGAACATGAGTGA